In Vibrio sp. STUT-A11, a genomic segment contains:
- a CDS encoding nucleoside transporter yields MSETITSTQTQETEAALNEYEQERVPKHKLLGWRHFLGSYSGEHVAGTEFVIGAAFVAWGASTFDILMGLLVGNLMAVLTWALITAPIATQSRLTVYEYLRRVAGPGFNKVYNVVNAVLFCALGGAMITVSASAVRILFDIPAQTHWYPNSAAFIAVALAVGAIVVAIAVLGFQKCAQFATVCSPWLLIIFITGGMVALPALSNVGNGETFTGFGQFLSLADQYIWTGQTPDGSPSMTFWQIAAFAWVCNLAMHGSLGDMALLRFAKSAKYGYFSAFGMFFGHYIAWICAGVMGAGAMLLMQTGMANLDAGGIAYAVLGSTGIVAVIIAGWTTSNPTIYRAGLAIQSIFPNKSRAYITTIVGVVTAVIACFPFVFTRLLDFVGYMGLLLAPVGAIIVSEHWVFKKIGLTPLWSKYQGNDLNKAALITWAIGVVFAVTCEQLGFLHLFFLFVPTYLLSMAIYIMLAKSMGAGDDYTQQEAEYQEELKQRETYHAELAKREEAQQTEAKPASMLEKVSGAVALASLAAIVISALNVWGAGADYQVAFESFKSFAIYPTIIYFITATTWITLRDKA; encoded by the coding sequence ATGTCTGAAACTATTACCTCTACACAAACACAAGAAACAGAAGCTGCTCTCAATGAATATGAACAAGAGCGAGTGCCCAAACATAAACTGCTTGGTTGGCGGCACTTTCTTGGCTCTTATTCCGGCGAACACGTAGCGGGTACCGAATTTGTTATCGGTGCCGCTTTTGTCGCATGGGGAGCAAGTACCTTTGATATCCTGATGGGCCTGCTGGTTGGTAACCTAATGGCAGTACTGACCTGGGCATTAATCACCGCGCCTATTGCAACCCAATCTCGATTAACAGTTTACGAATATCTGCGCAGAGTCGCTGGCCCTGGTTTTAACAAAGTTTACAACGTAGTTAACGCCGTATTGTTCTGCGCATTGGGCGGAGCGATGATTACCGTGTCAGCCTCTGCAGTACGTATTTTATTTGATATTCCGGCACAAACTCACTGGTATCCAAACAGTGCTGCGTTTATTGCAGTCGCACTAGCCGTAGGCGCTATCGTGGTTGCCATTGCGGTATTGGGCTTTCAAAAATGTGCTCAGTTCGCCACCGTCTGCTCACCTTGGTTACTGATTATTTTCATAACTGGAGGCATGGTAGCCCTTCCTGCACTGAGCAACGTTGGTAACGGTGAAACCTTTACTGGATTTGGCCAGTTCCTATCTCTGGCGGATCAATACATCTGGACAGGACAAACTCCTGATGGTTCACCATCAATGACGTTCTGGCAAATCGCCGCTTTCGCTTGGGTATGTAACCTGGCAATGCACGGCTCTTTGGGCGACATGGCGCTCCTACGTTTCGCGAAGAGTGCAAAATACGGTTACTTCTCGGCCTTTGGTATGTTCTTCGGTCACTACATTGCGTGGATCTGTGCTGGTGTTATGGGTGCTGGCGCAATGTTACTGATGCAAACCGGTATGGCTAACCTAGACGCTGGCGGTATCGCTTACGCAGTGCTTGGCTCGACAGGTATTGTTGCTGTTATTATCGCAGGTTGGACAACCTCAAACCCAACGATCTATCGTGCAGGTTTGGCGATCCAAAGTATCTTCCCGAATAAATCACGTGCATACATCACGACTATCGTTGGTGTGGTTACTGCGGTTATTGCTTGTTTCCCATTCGTATTTACTCGCTTACTAGATTTTGTTGGCTACATGGGGCTGCTACTTGCTCCGGTTGGTGCGATCATCGTTTCGGAGCATTGGGTATTTAAGAAAATTGGTCTGACACCACTCTGGTCTAAGTACCAAGGTAACGACCTAAACAAAGCCGCTCTTATCACTTGGGCAATTGGCGTCGTCTTCGCCGTGACTTGTGAACAGTTAGGCTTCTTGCACCTGTTCTTCCTATTCGTCCCAACTTACCTGCTATCTATGGCGATCTACATCATGCTAGCAAAATCAATGGGCGCAGGCGATGACTACACTCAGCAGGAAGCGGAATACCAAGAAGAACTAAAACAGCGTGAAACGTACCATGCGGAGCTAGCGAAACGCGAAGAAGCACAGCAAACAGAAGCGAAACCAGCCAGTATGCTGGAGAAGGTATCTGGCGCAGTGGCTCTGGCTTCCTTGGCGGCCATCGTGATTTCTGCGCTGAACGTGTGGGGAGCTGGCGCTGACTATCAAGTCGCCTTCGAATCCTTTAAATCTTTCGCGATTTATCCGACCATTATTTACTTTATTACGGCAACCACTTGGATCACGCTACGTGATAAAGCATAG
- a CDS encoding LysR family transcriptional regulator has translation MLKGSEYPSIRALRAFVAVANHLSFSKAADELCLTQGAVSKQIASLEQLVGLALIKRGLHGVELTAEGKRYLPQVTEALELIQHATASLIQFNTEQELLIVNVTPSFASLWLVPNIDDFHQQYPNIRVKIRTGDGAIKNINGDSDINVRCLPLSTHYEYSHLLCEETLLLVGSTNIPPLQNQQAVSDYPFIPQTTRPQLWEQFKIEHALENLITYHSVGFEHFYLACEAVRMEKGLALLPDFMAQFSIQRGDIQHIKNMTLQSGYGYYVVIPNYRLNSKKVSLFYDWLKSKLTHST, from the coding sequence ATGTTAAAAGGCAGTGAGTACCCTTCCATCCGTGCATTAAGAGCTTTTGTCGCCGTCGCTAACCACCTGAGCTTTTCCAAAGCCGCAGATGAACTGTGTTTGACACAAGGTGCGGTAAGCAAACAGATCGCCTCTCTAGAACAACTGGTGGGTTTAGCATTAATTAAGCGTGGCCTTCATGGCGTAGAGCTGACTGCGGAGGGAAAACGCTATCTGCCACAAGTGACCGAGGCGCTGGAACTCATCCAACATGCCACAGCCAGCCTTATTCAGTTCAACACCGAGCAAGAGCTACTGATCGTCAATGTCACACCTTCGTTCGCCAGTTTGTGGTTAGTACCTAATATTGATGACTTCCACCAGCAGTACCCGAATATAAGAGTCAAAATCCGCACCGGAGATGGTGCAATCAAAAACATCAATGGTGACAGCGACATCAACGTGAGGTGTCTGCCACTATCCACACACTACGAATATAGCCATTTACTGTGTGAAGAAACCTTACTGCTGGTTGGCAGTACCAATATCCCACCATTGCAAAACCAACAAGCGGTGAGTGATTATCCGTTTATCCCCCAAACCACTCGCCCTCAGCTCTGGGAACAGTTCAAGATTGAACACGCACTAGAAAACCTGATCACCTATCATTCGGTCGGATTTGAGCATTTCTACTTAGCTTGTGAAGCGGTAAGAATGGAAAAAGGTCTGGCACTGTTGCCTGATTTTATGGCGCAATTTTCTATTCAGCGCGGCGACATTCAGCATATAAAGAACATGACCCTGCAAAGTGGATACGGCTATTATGTGGTTATTCCTAACTATCGCTTAAATAGCAAAAAAGTATCGCTGTTTTACGATTGGCTAAAGAGTAAATTGACGCACAGCACGTAA
- the rhaM gene encoding L-rhamnose mutarotase, with protein sequence MDNLIRKAFIMQLNQGCKAEYKKRHDEIWPDLVDVLKSHGGHNYSIFLHEDTNQLFGYVEIENEERWQQVAETEACQKWWSFMQDIMATNSDNSPQSIELESVFYLA encoded by the coding sequence GTGGATAATCTGATTCGAAAAGCCTTTATCATGCAGTTAAATCAAGGCTGTAAGGCAGAATACAAAAAGAGGCATGACGAGATCTGGCCTGACTTGGTGGACGTATTAAAAAGTCACGGTGGCCACAATTATTCCATCTTTCTCCATGAAGATACCAACCAACTGTTTGGCTATGTTGAAATCGAGAACGAGGAACGCTGGCAGCAAGTTGCCGAAACGGAAGCTTGTCAGAAATGGTGGTCCTTTATGCAGGACATTATGGCGACAAACTCCGATAACTCTCCTCAATCGATAGAGTTAGAATCCGTGTTTTATCTGGCTTAA
- a CDS encoding L-rhamnose isomerase yields the protein MSKEQIISAYEQAKAVFEKYGVDTDKALELLNQTPISMHCWQGDDVRGFESPDTALSGGIQATGNYPGAAKTPAQLRADMEKAFSLIPGKKRVNLHAIYIDADEYVERDQIKPEHFARWVEWAKEKDLGLDFNPTLFSHPKADDGLTLSHPDEAIRQFWIDHVKASRKISEYFGRELGSASFMNIWIPDGMKDQPVDRLSPRARLQDSLDKALAEKIDTAFHKDAVESKLFGIGAEAYTVGSNEFYLAYAATRGTALCLDAGHFHPTEVISDKISACSLYVNDLQLHVTRPVRWDSDHVVSFDDETQAIMREIVRNKLLDRVAIGLDFFDASINRVAAWVIGTRNAQKALLKALLEPVAQLKAAEESFDYTTRLGLIEETHSLPWAAVWNYHCLQNEVPVGFDWINDVKDHEATILETR from the coding sequence ATGAGCAAAGAGCAGATCATTTCAGCTTACGAGCAAGCAAAAGCGGTTTTCGAAAAGTACGGTGTGGATACAGACAAAGCACTAGAACTACTGAACCAAACGCCAATCTCTATGCACTGCTGGCAAGGCGACGATGTACGTGGTTTTGAATCTCCAGATACGGCATTAAGTGGCGGTATCCAAGCGACGGGTAACTACCCTGGCGCAGCAAAAACACCAGCGCAACTACGAGCAGATATGGAAAAAGCCTTCTCACTAATTCCAGGCAAAAAACGGGTCAACCTGCACGCTATCTACATCGATGCCGATGAATACGTAGAACGTGATCAAATCAAACCAGAACACTTTGCACGTTGGGTCGAGTGGGCAAAAGAGAAAGATCTGGGCCTGGACTTTAACCCGACTCTGTTCTCTCACCCGAAAGCAGATGACGGCCTGACACTGTCTCACCCAGATGAAGCGATTCGTCAGTTCTGGATCGACCACGTAAAAGCAAGCCGTAAGATTTCTGAATACTTCGGTCGTGAGCTTGGTTCTGCATCGTTCATGAACATCTGGATTCCTGATGGCATGAAAGATCAACCAGTTGACCGCCTGTCTCCACGTGCTCGTCTGCAAGACTCTCTGGATAAAGCACTGGCTGAGAAAATCGACACGGCATTCCATAAAGATGCAGTAGAAAGCAAGCTGTTCGGCATAGGCGCAGAAGCGTATACGGTTGGCAGCAACGAGTTCTACTTAGCTTATGCGGCAACTCGCGGTACGGCACTGTGTCTGGATGCAGGCCACTTCCACCCAACTGAAGTCATCAGTGACAAAATCAGCGCATGTTCACTGTACGTAAACGACCTACAACTGCACGTTACGCGTCCAGTTCGCTGGGACTCAGACCACGTGGTTTCTTTCGACGACGAAACTCAGGCAATCATGCGTGAAATCGTACGTAACAAACTGCTTGACCGCGTCGCTATCGGTCTGGATTTCTTTGATGCATCAATCAACCGCGTCGCTGCTTGGGTTATCGGTACCCGCAACGCACAAAAAGCATTGCTAAAAGCCCTGCTAGAACCCGTAGCGCAACTAAAAGCGGCAGAAGAGTCATTCGACTACACCACTCGTTTGGGTCTAATCGAAGAAACACACTCTCTACCATGGGCAGCAGTATGGAACTACCACTGTCTGCAAAACGAAGTCCCTGTTGGCTTTGATTGGATCAACGACGTGAAAGACCACGAAGCAACCATTCTGGAAACACGTTAA
- the rhaB gene encoding rhamnulokinase — translation MMKAVIAIDLGASSGRVMVGYLNNGKIALEEFHRFQNQQVMHGNESCWDLYSILEEIKVGINKVLATGVEITSLGIDTWGVDFVLLDKFGRHLGEFVSYRDARTEGTLNKLLEDSQLTRAQVYQQTGIQFLPFNTLYQLKAITDQKPEWFSDIDTLLFIPDYLNYKLSGVKHCEYTNASTSQLLECKDKTWNKALLNACGAKMDWFLPPKMPNRIIGQYHVGDVQIPVCSVASHDTASAVAATPIAHDTMAYLSSGTWSLVGIESFEPYTGELAYQYNLTNEGGVDGRYRVLKNIMGLWLIQRIKAENPSLTFPDIASLARQAEPFKYIVNPNDNDFLNPASMTQAIKNWFKKRDLEAPETLSEVIRCIYDSLVLAYDRVLTELSEVTGKPITELRIVGGGTQDQFLNQLCADVCQIKVSTEPTEASALGNVINQFIASNIITSLEEGRQIIDASSDVKNFTANNIEGLEQIKSQFQQITK, via the coding sequence ATGATGAAGGCTGTGATTGCAATAGACCTTGGGGCGTCAAGTGGACGTGTCATGGTCGGTTATCTGAACAACGGAAAAATCGCTCTCGAAGAGTTTCACCGTTTTCAAAACCAGCAAGTGATGCATGGTAATGAGTCGTGCTGGGATCTCTACTCAATCTTGGAAGAGATTAAAGTAGGCATCAATAAAGTACTCGCGACTGGTGTAGAGATTACTTCTCTGGGTATTGATACCTGGGGCGTCGACTTTGTTTTGCTGGACAAGTTTGGCCGCCATCTAGGCGAGTTCGTCAGCTACCGTGACGCGCGAACTGAAGGCACGTTGAATAAGCTACTTGAAGACAGTCAACTTACCCGCGCGCAAGTCTATCAACAAACCGGTATTCAGTTTTTGCCGTTTAATACACTTTATCAGTTAAAAGCGATTACTGATCAAAAACCAGAGTGGTTCTCAGATATCGATACGCTGTTATTTATTCCTGATTACCTGAACTACAAGCTCAGTGGCGTTAAACATTGTGAGTACACCAATGCGTCCACCAGCCAATTGCTTGAGTGTAAAGACAAGACCTGGAACAAAGCGTTACTTAACGCTTGCGGTGCCAAAATGGACTGGTTCCTGCCACCTAAAATGCCTAACCGCATTATCGGCCAATACCATGTGGGCGATGTACAAATTCCGGTCTGCTCTGTGGCAAGTCATGATACGGCCTCCGCGGTAGCAGCGACGCCAATCGCACATGACACAATGGCTTACCTGAGCTCAGGCACATGGTCATTAGTAGGTATTGAAAGCTTCGAACCGTACACGGGTGAGCTTGCTTACCAATACAATCTGACCAATGAAGGTGGTGTCGATGGCCGTTACCGTGTACTGAAAAACATCATGGGTTTATGGCTGATTCAGCGCATCAAAGCAGAAAACCCATCACTGACTTTCCCTGATATCGCCAGTCTTGCACGCCAAGCTGAGCCGTTTAAGTACATCGTGAACCCAAATGACAACGATTTCTTAAACCCGGCTTCCATGACACAAGCGATTAAAAACTGGTTCAAGAAACGTGACCTTGAAGCGCCAGAAACTCTGTCCGAAGTCATTCGTTGTATCTACGACAGCTTAGTTTTGGCGTACGACAGGGTACTGACTGAGCTATCAGAAGTCACCGGCAAACCCATCACTGAATTGCGTATCGTCGGTGGTGGCACACAAGACCAGTTCCTTAACCAACTTTGCGCGGATGTCTGTCAAATCAAGGTTTCGACCGAACCGACAGAAGCCTCCGCACTGGGCAACGTGATTAACCAATTTATCGCGTCCAACATTATTACCTCGCTGGAAGAAGGCCGCCAAATTATCGATGCCTCTTCTGATGTGAAAAACTTTACTGCAAACAATATTGAGGGATTGGAACAAATAAAATCCCAATTCCAACAAATCACTAAATAA
- a CDS encoding S8 family serine peptidase, with translation MKILNKSLIAMGICLSFSAHAADDRYIIQVDSAKKGVVKSLAKKLGAEINVEGEEFFAATFTGQDLESVKGLLNNPHIQLIEADAKRKLLSYSDDIGDARETQLTPYAVYQSQADQLTLQPNDFIKVCVIDSGLDRTNNDFDWTNITGDNDSGTGNWDENGGPHGTHVAGTIGAADNGFGIIGMAPGVPMHIVKVFNADGWGYSSDLAYAAEECADAGANIINMSLGGGAPTTAEESAFKAFTNNGGLVLAAAGNDGNDVLSYPAGYQSVMMVGANDANDQIAAFSQFPECSIVYSGKKGKNNQEIIDSTCVEVTAGGVNTLSTYPADMASTSVVTVGEQIIASSAMTYSSQGYVSGDIHYMGLGDAVDTQANGKICVIDRGEISFDEKVLNCENSGGLGAVIVNNVEGMLNGTLGETTTSSIPAIGTALSDRERIHSATNVTIDVDSSDYGLMSGTSMATPGVAGMAALLWSNHQTCNGSQIRDALKQTAFDAGASGHDNYFGYGIVKVANAHEYLLANGCDEQAAAYIELSTSVSNGKKGYSVDLEWVNASTRKVEVYRNGTVISTTNNDGAYSDTLASDAYGMYTYKVCDQSSGNCSNISSVSFN, from the coding sequence ATGAAAATATTGAATAAATCGCTGATTGCGATGGGCATTTGCTTATCATTTAGCGCACATGCCGCAGATGACCGTTACATCATTCAGGTAGACAGCGCAAAAAAAGGCGTGGTGAAGAGCCTGGCCAAAAAACTCGGAGCCGAAATCAATGTTGAAGGTGAGGAGTTTTTCGCTGCTACTTTCACCGGTCAGGACTTAGAGTCAGTTAAAGGACTTCTCAACAACCCACACATCCAACTGATCGAAGCAGATGCCAAGCGTAAGCTGCTCAGCTACAGCGATGACATCGGTGACGCACGTGAAACTCAGTTAACACCATATGCGGTATACCAATCTCAAGCTGATCAACTCACTCTGCAACCAAATGACTTCATTAAGGTCTGTGTTATCGACTCGGGCTTAGACCGTACGAATAATGACTTTGATTGGACAAATATTACTGGCGATAACGACTCTGGCACAGGTAACTGGGACGAAAACGGCGGTCCACACGGCACGCACGTAGCGGGTACTATAGGTGCGGCAGACAACGGTTTTGGTATTATCGGTATGGCACCAGGCGTACCAATGCATATCGTTAAAGTATTTAACGCCGATGGTTGGGGGTACTCTTCAGACCTGGCTTACGCAGCAGAGGAATGTGCGGATGCTGGCGCTAACATCATCAACATGAGCTTAGGTGGTGGTGCTCCTACCACTGCTGAAGAGAGCGCATTTAAAGCCTTCACCAACAACGGCGGTTTAGTTCTTGCCGCAGCGGGTAACGATGGTAATGATGTGCTTTCTTACCCGGCTGGCTACCAATCGGTAATGATGGTTGGTGCAAACGATGCTAATGATCAAATTGCGGCGTTCTCTCAGTTCCCGGAATGTAGCATCGTGTATAGCGGTAAAAAAGGTAAGAACAATCAAGAGATCATCGACTCAACCTGTGTTGAAGTGACGGCTGGCGGCGTAAATACGTTATCCACTTACCCTGCAGATATGGCATCAACCTCTGTTGTAACGGTCGGTGAGCAAATTATCGCGTCATCAGCCATGACCTATTCAAGCCAAGGCTATGTATCCGGTGACATTCACTATATGGGGCTCGGTGATGCAGTAGACACACAAGCCAACGGAAAAATCTGTGTGATTGACCGTGGTGAAATATCCTTTGATGAGAAAGTGCTCAATTGTGAAAACTCTGGAGGCCTAGGAGCCGTCATTGTAAATAACGTTGAAGGGATGCTGAATGGTACTTTAGGTGAAACCACTACGTCATCCATTCCTGCAATTGGCACCGCATTAAGTGACCGTGAAAGGATCCATTCTGCCACCAACGTGACAATAGATGTTGATTCTTCTGATTACGGCTTGATGAGCGGAACGTCAATGGCGACACCTGGCGTAGCGGGTATGGCTGCGCTGCTTTGGTCAAACCACCAAACTTGTAACGGTAGTCAAATCCGTGATGCATTAAAGCAAACAGCGTTTGATGCAGGTGCATCTGGTCACGATAACTACTTTGGCTACGGCATCGTTAAAGTTGCAAATGCGCATGAGTACTTACTCGCAAATGGTTGTGATGAACAAGCAGCGGCATACATTGAACTTTCTACATCAGTATCCAATGGCAAAAAAGGTTACAGCGTTGATTTGGAATGGGTAAACGCTAGCACGCGTAAAGTGGAGGTTTACCGAAACGGAACGGTTATTTCTACGACCAACAATGACGGTGCATACTCTGACACGCTAGCAAGTGATGCCTACGGTATGTACACCTACAAAGTATGTGACCAATCAAGCGGCAACTGCTCAAATATTTCAAGTGTCTCATTTAATTAA
- the rhaD gene encoding rhamnulose-1-phosphate aldolase encodes MIQLNDAVMREIEKVSEVSQYLWQREWAERNGGNISVDVTDLFDEAPQVDVQEKALPLQLPIESANRIYYVKGTGQRIRELRDPDYAGCVLAINAAANGYQILWGGKASEDFAPTSEFISHIKILVDKIKAGSDHRSVVHTHPLELIALSHHPDISKSSELFTHTCWKMLPEVRAFVPRGIGMIPYCLPSSEEMADGTTAALQEHDVAIWEKHGATASGADVLQAFDYIDVANKGAKLYLMCTSAGYEPEGVTKENMEILKQEFNL; translated from the coding sequence ATGATTCAATTAAACGATGCAGTAATGCGCGAAATCGAGAAAGTCAGCGAAGTTTCTCAATACCTATGGCAACGTGAATGGGCTGAGCGTAATGGCGGTAATATTTCTGTTGATGTGACCGACCTATTCGATGAAGCTCCACAAGTCGACGTGCAAGAAAAAGCACTACCACTGCAACTACCAATAGAAAGTGCGAACCGCATTTACTACGTAAAAGGTACGGGGCAACGAATCCGTGAACTGCGTGACCCTGACTACGCGGGCTGTGTACTTGCAATCAACGCTGCAGCCAACGGCTACCAAATTCTTTGGGGTGGTAAAGCGAGTGAGGATTTCGCCCCTACTTCTGAGTTCATCAGCCACATCAAAATATTGGTCGATAAAATCAAAGCAGGCTCTGACCACAGATCAGTGGTTCACACTCACCCACTAGAGCTGATCGCTTTATCTCATCACCCAGATATCTCTAAGAGCAGCGAACTGTTCACGCATACCTGTTGGAAAATGCTGCCAGAAGTACGCGCATTTGTCCCACGTGGTATCGGTATGATCCCATACTGCCTGCCTTCTTCAGAAGAGATGGCTGATGGCACGACAGCGGCGCTGCAAGAGCATGATGTCGCTATCTGGGAAAAACACGGTGCAACCGCTTCTGGTGCAGATGTACTACAAGCATTTGATTACATTGATGTAGCAAACAAAGGTGCCAAACTATACCTGATGTGTACCTCAGCGGGTTATGAGCCAGAAGGTGTCACTAAAGAAAACATGGAAATCCTGAAGCAAGAATTCAACCTATAG
- a CDS encoding sensor histidine kinase, with protein MDCVNFEDPDRWIRFLNQKLQNIKEEERASISRELHDDLGQILTAIQINLQLHRKECCHSRDRVDDSIELIEDLIEKVRHKSAELRPGIISELCFIASVKRLLEKMSASQSNKIDFTSKPNFPDVSQQLKIDLFRIIQESVNNAIRHANASAIFVNLDFNAEKIIVSISDNGIGFEIKKIKRKVNTHLHLGMLGMEERVARHKGKIHIQSEINTGTRILAEFKYDL; from the coding sequence ATGGATTGTGTAAACTTTGAAGATCCAGATAGATGGATACGTTTTCTTAATCAAAAATTACAAAACATTAAGGAGGAAGAAAGAGCAAGCATATCAAGGGAGCTACATGATGATCTTGGACAGATATTAACTGCCATCCAAATCAACTTACAATTACACAGAAAAGAGTGTTGTCATAGTCGCGACCGAGTAGATGACTCAATAGAGCTAATTGAAGACCTGATAGAAAAAGTTCGCCATAAGTCTGCCGAGCTTCGGCCAGGTATTATTAGTGAACTATGTTTTATTGCTTCAGTAAAACGACTTCTTGAGAAAATGTCTGCTTCACAATCAAATAAAATAGACTTTACATCTAAGCCAAACTTTCCGGATGTCAGTCAACAATTAAAAATAGACTTATTCAGAATAATTCAAGAATCCGTAAATAATGCCATTCGCCATGCTAATGCGAGTGCTATCTTCGTTAATCTAGACTTTAATGCTGAAAAAATAATCGTTTCTATTTCTGATAATGGTATTGGTTTTGAAATAAAAAAAATAAAACGCAAAGTGAATACTCATCTACATCTTGGAATGTTAGGTATGGAAGAGAGGGTTGCGCGTCATAAAGGAAAAATCCATATCCAATCAGAGATAAATACTGGCACAAGAATATTGGCGGAATTTAAATATGATCTATAA
- a CDS encoding helix-turn-helix domain-containing protein, whose product MNSNSPVTTELRAPQDPYPEHAHSFEEIIIVSEGCGTHVMNDVPMNLSKNYVCFVKKEDRHLFDSVDDLYLSNVLFEKDKLQACSDLKRFMPSESDKETGWFINQKTAQQVSQLIDRLHIESHIDSEESRMIAQFIFQQIIVELWRGKITDIDLLNNNDRVIYALSHIQQNYAGVNEIEEVADTVKLSSRQLTNSIKKLTGMNFNQYLHYTRTSKAFSDILYTDQSITDIAFGVGYQDSNYFSTKFKQVFNQTPREARMRHSGN is encoded by the coding sequence ATGAACTCAAATAGTCCGGTCACTACCGAGCTTAGAGCTCCTCAGGATCCTTATCCTGAGCATGCACACTCATTTGAAGAAATCATAATTGTTTCAGAAGGTTGTGGCACACATGTTATGAATGATGTGCCTATGAACTTGAGCAAAAATTACGTCTGCTTTGTTAAAAAAGAAGACCGCCACTTATTTGATTCAGTCGATGATCTTTATTTAAGTAATGTCCTGTTTGAAAAGGATAAACTTCAAGCTTGCTCGGATCTTAAGCGATTTATGCCCAGTGAATCAGATAAAGAAACGGGTTGGTTTATTAATCAAAAAACGGCACAACAAGTGAGTCAGTTAATAGATCGTTTGCATATTGAGTCTCATATCGATAGTGAAGAATCGAGAATGATTGCTCAGTTCATTTTCCAGCAGATTATTGTTGAGCTTTGGCGAGGAAAAATAACAGATATCGATCTGTTAAATAACAATGATAGAGTGATTTATGCCTTGTCTCATATTCAACAGAATTACGCCGGAGTAAACGAAATAGAAGAAGTGGCCGATACTGTGAAGCTTTCATCACGTCAGTTAACCAACAGCATTAAAAAGCTGACAGGAATGAACTTTAATCAGTACTTACATTATACGCGTACCAGTAAAGCCTTCTCAGATATTCTTTATACTGATCAATCTATTACTGATATTGCTTTTGGGGTTGGTTATCAGGACAGTAATTACTTCTCGACTAAATTTAAGCAAGTCTTTAACCAGACACCGAGAGAAGCGCGAATGAGACATTCCGGTAATTAG